In Deltaproteobacteria bacterium, one DNA window encodes the following:
- a CDS encoding DUF89 family protein has product MKERKVSPTCIECLRKMTRDMAEMAVPGDKGTLSRAEAAAERILQEAVKSGDWCPPRIANRILRELRDYTGVEDPYAAFKSLEMARARETIAVLEGRTGSDFRSLVCLSLLGNSLDFFYGPDTAFAGIPEDPGSISCYYDDIGRLESFLSSRPERVLFLTDNAGEIFFDLPLYDYIREHAGETLLLVKGEPSLNDLTRTELRHAGLEGRFDKVMDTGIDGVGIDWECLPGKVLELFDSADLVISKGMANFETLYPRLLSTPIFFLFKVKCEPIQDYIGAPKGSYLAFWRDGIPSVR; this is encoded by the coding sequence ATGAAAGAGCGGAAGGTTTCCCCCACGTGTATAGAGTGCCTCAGGAAAATGACCCGGGATATGGCCGAGATGGCAGTTCCCGGGGATAAAGGCACCCTTTCCCGGGCAGAGGCCGCGGCCGAAAGGATTCTTCAGGAGGCTGTTAAAAGCGGAGATTGGTGCCCCCCGAGGATCGCGAACCGCATCCTTAGAGAACTCCGTGATTATACGGGAGTGGAGGATCCTTACGCAGCGTTCAAGTCCCTGGAAATGGCCAGGGCCCGTGAGACGATAGCCGTCCTGGAGGGACGGACGGGGTCTGATTTTCGCTCTCTCGTCTGCCTTTCCCTTCTGGGCAACAGCCTGGATTTTTTCTATGGACCGGATACGGCCTTCGCCGGTATTCCGGAAGATCCGGGAAGTATTTCCTGTTACTATGATGACATCGGGCGCCTGGAATCCTTCCTCTCCTCCAGGCCCGAACGGGTCCTCTTCCTCACGGACAACGCCGGGGAAATCTTCTTTGATCTCCCCCTCTATGACTATATCCGGGAACATGCCGGAGAGACGTTATTGCTGGTTAAGGGGGAACCTTCCCTGAACGACCTGACCCGTACCGAACTCCGGCATGCGGGCCTGGAGGGTCGATTCGACAAGGTGATGGATACCGGTATTGATGGGGTGGGGATCGACTGGGAATGCCTGCCGGGGAAAGTCCTGGAACTCTTCGACTCGGCGGACCTGGTCATTTCCAAGGGAATGGCCAACTTCGAAACCCTCTATCCCCGGCTCCTGTCCACTCCCATCTTTTTTCTGTTCAAGGTCAAGTGCGAACCAATCCAGGACTATATCGGGGCCCCGAAGGGAAGTTATCTTGCTTTCTGGCGGGACGGAATTCCTTCGGTTCGTTGA
- a CDS encoding WbqC family protein — protein MILSASQPYFAPYPGFFYKAHLSDLFVILDDVQFPRGTTWISRNRFKNHLGTLWMTIPVWKKGLGLQTIRSVRICREGRWAKKHLETIKTAYARAPYLREHLPFFEKIFSGDFERLLDLNMEIIRHVIRHLGIQGEVLLLSELGVGGTGDRRLIEICRRTGATRFLAQRPAKKFLNEEVFREAGISLDFFTPPVPVYPQLWGEFLPNLSVLDLLLNCGPKSREILLGE, from the coding sequence ATGATCCTTTCCGCCAGCCAGCCTTACTTCGCCCCTTATCCCGGTTTCTTTTACAAGGCCCACCTTTCCGATCTTTTCGTCATCCTGGACGACGTTCAATTTCCCCGGGGCACCACCTGGATTTCGAGAAACCGATTCAAGAACCACCTTGGCACCCTTTGGATGACCATCCCGGTGTGGAAAAAAGGACTGGGCCTGCAGACGATCCGTTCCGTCCGGATATGCCGTGAGGGCCGCTGGGCGAAAAAGCACCTGGAGACCATCAAGACCGCCTATGCCAGGGCGCCCTACCTGAGGGAACACCTGCCGTTCTTCGAAAAAATCTTCTCCGGGGATTTTGAAAGGCTCCTGGACCTGAATATGGAGATTATCCGGCACGTGATCCGGCATCTAGGTATCCAGGGTGAGGTTTTGCTCCTCTCGGAGCTTGGGGTGGGTGGCACGGGGGATCGGAGGCTCATTGAGATCTGCAGGCGGACGGGCGCAACCCGCTTTTTGGCCCAGAGGCCGGCCAAGAAATTCTTGAATGAGGAAGTTTTTCGGGAGGCGGGAATAAGTTTGGATTTTTTCACTCCCCCCGTCCCGGTGTATCCCCAGCTCTGGGGCGAATTCCTTCCGAACCTCTCCGTCCTCGATCTGCTCTTAAACTGTGGTCCCAAGTCCCGGGAGATCCTGCTTGGAGAATGA
- a CDS encoding DUF3786 domain-containing protein, with product METNYDTLIRNNLERIYREPEGLDKKIPALRRGRQFLFRAFGRDCCLSPEGVTFSEKADTGPRALLVTLYALHVVQDPLRLAPFVSFKDLPDSMPYHGAFSANTERVLVPRVPEILERTEEILKAFEGEKDPPGGSGDLSLLLYPLPKIALLYIIYLADEEFPASVTCLFSANARIFMPLDGLADVAEYTSGEIIRLCRGV from the coding sequence ATGGAAACAAACTACGACACCCTCATCCGAAACAACCTGGAGCGCATCTACCGGGAGCCGGAAGGCCTGGATAAAAAGATTCCGGCCCTCAGGAGGGGAAGACAATTCCTGTTCCGGGCTTTCGGCCGGGACTGCTGCCTGTCTCCCGAGGGCGTCACCTTCTCCGAGAAGGCCGACACAGGGCCCCGGGCCCTGCTCGTGACCCTTTATGCCCTTCACGTGGTCCAGGATCCCCTTCGACTCGCGCCATTTGTCTCCTTCAAGGACCTGCCCGACAGCATGCCCTATCATGGGGCCTTCTCGGCTAATACAGAACGGGTGCTGGTTCCCCGTGTCCCGGAAATACTGGAGAGGACGGAAGAAATCCTGAAGGCCTTCGAAGGGGAAAAGGATCCCCCTGGGGGATCGGGAGACCTCTCCCTGTTGCTTTACCCCCTGCCCAAGATTGCGCTCCTTTACATCATTTACCTGGCGGACGAGGAATTTCCTGCTTCCGTGACCTGTCTGTTTTCGGCCAATGCCAGGATCTTCATGCCCCTGGACGGCCTGGCCGACGTGGCCGAGTACACATCCGGGGAAATCATTCGGCTTTGCAGAGGAGTATGA
- a CDS encoding divergent polysaccharide deacetylase family protein: MGAFFGFSGISKAFASERGSRRGGKGPARIALIVDDIGFSPSRAHRFLDIGVPITFAVLPRVPYSHALAREIHEAGHEIMLHQPMEPFNPEVDPGPGALFVGDDADKIARVMEENISEIPFATGVNNHMGSRFTSSEKEMEEALAVIKEKNLFFVDSLTTSRSTGYETARRLHMAAACRNIFLDTRLDESAIFAQLERLARRALSRGAAIGIGHPFPETARAVGRFVRNLRGIRLVYVSSLLPSPKPASPS; this comes from the coding sequence ATGGGAGCGTTCTTCGGATTCAGCGGAATTTCCAAGGCCTTTGCCAGTGAACGCGGGTCTCGGCGGGGCGGAAAGGGACCTGCCCGCATCGCCCTTATCGTGGACGACATCGGCTTCAGCCCCTCCCGCGCCCATCGTTTCCTGGACATCGGCGTTCCCATCACCTTTGCCGTCTTACCCCGTGTTCCCTATTCCCACGCCCTGGCCCGTGAGATCCACGAGGCCGGCCACGAGATCATGCTCCACCAGCCCATGGAGCCCTTTAATCCGGAAGTGGACCCGGGGCCGGGCGCCCTTTTTGTCGGGGATGACGCCGACAAAATCGCCCGAGTCATGGAAGAAAACATCTCTGAAATCCCCTTTGCAACGGGGGTAAACAACCACATGGGATCCCGGTTCACCTCCTCGGAAAAGGAAATGGAGGAGGCCCTGGCCGTAATCAAGGAAAAAAACCTCTTTTTCGTGGACAGCCTCACCACCAGCCGGTCCACCGGTTACGAAACCGCCCGCAGACTCCACATGGCAGCCGCTTGCAGGAACATCTTTCTGGATACGCGGCTGGATGAATCCGCCATTTTCGCCCAGCTTGAAAGGCTCGCGCGTCGGGCCCTGAGCAGGGGCGCAGCCATCGGCATCGGACATCCTTTTCCCGAGACCGCCCGGGCCGTGGGCCGTTTCGTCCGGAATCTGCGGGGGATCCGACTTGTTTATGTATCCAGTCTGCTTCCATCTCCAAAACCGGCCTCCCCTTCATGA
- a CDS encoding glycerate kinase translates to MGSSGDEGLQALRADAEKIFRAGVGRVDPGEAVRRFVRLEGQTLVCGKEDSHGVHLDLSAFDHVYLVGGGKATAPMAGAMEEILGERITGGIVSVKYGFTKRLSRTEVVEAGHPLPDQKGVEGTRKILDLLEGTGERDLVFSLISGGGSALLPSPAGRITLEEKQAVTRALLECGANIHEINSVRKHISSSKGGQMARAAYPATVVNLMLSDVVGDDMDVIASGPFVPDSSTFQEALGVLDRYGLSDIPESVRDYLKTGMEGRVPETPKAGDPVFDRVHNFVIGSNILALEAAAKEAEKQGYRTLILSSMVEGETREVAGVHVAIGKEILRTGRPMPPPACVISGGETTVTIRGKGLGGRNQEFCLAAALELRDLPPRIVVLSGGTDGNDGPTEAAGAVVDPQSVKRGRDLGLAAGEYLENNDSYHFFKTTGELLVTGPTNTNVMDVRVILVR, encoded by the coding sequence ATGGGTTCTTCGGGAGATGAGGGGCTCCAGGCCCTGAGAGCCGATGCAGAAAAGATTTTTCGCGCGGGGGTGGGCAGGGTGGACCCGGGCGAGGCCGTTCGGCGGTTCGTCCGTCTGGAGGGTCAAACCCTGGTTTGCGGGAAAGAAGATTCCCACGGGGTGCACCTGGATCTTTCTGCATTCGACCATGTCTACCTGGTGGGGGGTGGAAAGGCGACGGCCCCCATGGCCGGGGCCATGGAGGAGATCCTGGGGGAGCGGATCACGGGGGGGATCGTGAGTGTCAAGTACGGGTTCACTAAACGGCTTTCCCGAACCGAGGTGGTCGAAGCCGGCCATCCCCTTCCAGACCAAAAAGGAGTGGAGGGGACCCGGAAGATCCTGGATCTCCTTGAGGGGACTGGAGAGAGGGATTTGGTCTTCTCGTTGATTTCCGGGGGAGGGTCCGCTCTTTTGCCATCCCCCGCGGGACGGATCACCTTGGAGGAGAAACAGGCGGTGACCCGGGCCCTGCTGGAGTGCGGGGCGAACATCCACGAGATCAACAGCGTGCGAAAACACATCTCTTCTTCCAAGGGGGGACAAATGGCCAGGGCCGCCTATCCGGCCACCGTCGTCAATCTTATGCTCTCGGACGTGGTTGGAGACGATATGGATGTCATCGCCTCGGGCCCCTTTGTACCCGATTCGAGCACCTTCCAGGAGGCCCTTGGGGTACTGGATCGCTATGGACTCTCGGATATCCCGGAATCCGTCCGGGACTACCTGAAGACGGGAATGGAAGGCCGTGTTCCGGAAACCCCCAAGGCAGGAGATCCTGTCTTCGACCGGGTCCACAACTTCGTCATCGGGAGCAACATCCTCGCCCTGGAGGCGGCGGCGAAGGAAGCGGAAAAGCAGGGATACCGCACCCTGATCCTTTCTTCCATGGTGGAGGGGGAGACCCGGGAGGTCGCCGGGGTGCATGTGGCCATCGGAAAGGAGATCCTGAGGACCGGCCGGCCCATGCCTCCGCCGGCCTGCGTTATTTCAGGCGGGGAGACCACCGTTACGATCCGGGGAAAGGGCTTGGGGGGAAGAAATCAGGAATTTTGCCTGGCGGCCGCCTTGGAGCTCCGGGACCTGCCTCCCCGAATCGTGGTGCTCAGCGGGGGGACGGATGGGAACGACGGACCCACGGAGGCCGCGGGTGCCGTCGTGGATCCGCAATCAGTGAAGCGGGGACGGGACCTAGGGCTGGCGGCCGGGGAATACCTGGAGAACAACGACTCCTACCACTTTTTTAAAACCACGGGAGAACTGCTGGTAACCGGACCCACCAATACCAATGTCATGGATGTGAGGGTAATCCTCGTGCGGTGA
- a CDS encoding NTP transferase domain-containing protein, whose translation MNGSSDGTACIIMAGGAGTRFWPLSTETRPKQFLKLFSDDRSLLQKSLDRVSDLFPNDRILVLTSKDFVEMVSEELPQIPRENIVGEPYRRDTAAAVCLGALICRERFGNPVIATLTADHMIEPEEVFRKTLSSALKFARKEAVLYTFGIHPTYPATGYGYLELGRKIIDDEGIEHYELLRFKEKPDLETARGYLESGRFKWNSGMFVWTAEAILREIERHIPAHLEALSEATTYLDTPRWPEALGRAFASIETVSIDYAVMERAETVRCVGCTFSWSDVGGWNAMKAYLPGDDSGNHSRGRLMNMDARDNLVFCENKDESVMLIGVRDLVVVRAGDKTLVTHKDRTEDIKKVLKKYSL comes from the coding sequence ATGAACGGAAGCTCGGATGGAACAGCCTGTATCATCATGGCGGGGGGGGCGGGAACCCGGTTCTGGCCCCTCAGCACCGAAACAAGACCCAAGCAGTTCTTAAAGCTCTTCAGCGACGATCGCAGCCTTCTCCAGAAAAGTCTGGACAGGGTAAGCGACCTGTTTCCCAATGACCGGATCCTGGTCCTGACCAGCAAGGACTTCGTGGAAATGGTCTCGGAAGAGTTGCCTCAAATCCCTCGGGAAAACATCGTTGGGGAACCATATCGGCGGGATACCGCCGCAGCCGTCTGCCTCGGGGCCCTGATCTGCCGGGAGCGGTTCGGTAACCCGGTGATCGCCACCTTGACCGCCGACCACATGATCGAACCGGAGGAGGTCTTCCGCAAGACCCTGTCCTCCGCCCTGAAATTCGCCCGAAAAGAAGCGGTCCTATACACCTTCGGCATCCACCCCACTTACCCGGCGACGGGCTACGGCTACCTGGAGCTGGGAAGAAAAATCATCGACGACGAGGGGATCGAGCACTACGAACTCCTCCGGTTCAAGGAGAAACCGGACCTAGAGACGGCCCGGGGCTACCTGGAGTCCGGGCGTTTCAAGTGGAACTCCGGAATGTTCGTCTGGACCGCGGAGGCCATCTTGAGAGAGATCGAAAGGCACATCCCCGCCCACCTGGAGGCCCTCTCGGAGGCCACGACGTACCTGGATACGCCAAGGTGGCCGGAGGCCCTCGGCAGGGCCTTCGCCTCGATCGAAACGGTATCCATAGACTATGCCGTCATGGAAAGGGCGGAAACGGTGCGCTGTGTTGGGTGTACATTCTCATGGTCGGACGTGGGGGGGTGGAACGCCATGAAGGCCTACCTCCCCGGGGACGATTCGGGGAACCATTCCCGCGGTCGACTGATGAACATGGACGCCAGGGACAACCTGGTCTTCTGCGAGAACAAGGATGAATCCGTCATGCTGATCGGCGTGAGGGATCTGGTCGTGGTACGGGCGGGGGATAAAACCCTGGTCACCCACAAGGATCGAACCGAGGACATCAAAAAGGTCTTGAAGAAATATTCCCTTTGA
- a CDS encoding glycoside hydrolase family 130 protein, protein MGGPVQRHSNNPILTRDQVPYPVETVHNAGVVKHGDRYIMLFRSHLRNGRSVIGLAESRDGFNFRVHGEPFITPAKEGPFAPYEEFGVEDPRICALDGEFLITYSAYSRHGVRIALAKTRDFRRLERVALITQCDCRNVVLFPARFEGRYVRLDRPHTEIAPWSIWISYSPDLIHWGDSRILIRPMPYHWDEMKVGPGATPIRTERGWLQIFHGVFKTMDGAVYRLGAALHDLDDPGKVLGVADEWILQPEDPWEVTGYVHNVVFTCGAVPEEDGTLKLYWGGADSVLCAGTARIDELVDLCLKRPRPAL, encoded by the coding sequence ATGGGCGGACCGGTACAACGACATAGCAACAATCCGATCCTTACCAGGGATCAAGTCCCCTATCCCGTGGAGACCGTACACAACGCGGGGGTGGTCAAGCATGGGGACAGGTACATCATGCTGTTCCGCTCCCACCTCAGGAACGGCCGCTCCGTCATCGGCCTGGCCGAGAGCCGGGACGGCTTTAACTTCAGGGTGCACGGGGAACCTTTCATCACGCCGGCAAAGGAAGGCCCTTTCGCTCCCTATGAAGAGTTCGGGGTGGAAGATCCGCGTATCTGCGCCCTGGACGGGGAATTTCTGATTACCTACAGTGCCTATTCCCGGCACGGTGTCCGCATAGCCCTTGCAAAGACGAGGGATTTCAGGCGCCTTGAACGCGTGGCCCTGATAACCCAATGCGATTGCAGGAACGTGGTCCTCTTCCCGGCCCGCTTCGAGGGAAGGTATGTACGCCTCGACCGGCCCCATACGGAGATTGCGCCGTGGTCGATATGGATTTCCTATTCCCCGGACCTGATCCACTGGGGGGACTCAAGGATCCTTATCAGGCCCATGCCCTACCATTGGGACGAGATGAAGGTGGGACCGGGCGCCACGCCCATCAGGACGGAAAGAGGATGGCTCCAGATCTTCCACGGCGTGTTTAAGACCATGGACGGGGCCGTCTACCGGTTGGGGGCGGCCCTCCATGACCTGGATGATCCCGGCAAGGTCCTGGGTGTGGCGGACGAGTGGATCCTCCAGCCCGAGGACCCCTGGGAAGTCACAGGATATGTCCACAATGTGGTCTTTACCTGCGGCGCCGTTCCGGAGGAGGACGGAACGCTGAAATTGTACTGGGGCGGAGCGGACAGCGTGCTCTGCGCGGGCACCGCGAGAATTGATGAACTCGTGGATCTCTGCCTGAAAAGGCCCCGCCCCGCCCTTTAA
- a CDS encoding glycosyltransferase — protein sequence MRIAMLSPIAWRTPPRHYGPWENVVSLLTEGLVARGVDVTLFATGDSETAGMLHAVCARGYEEDKTLDPKVWESLHISEVFERADEFDLIHNHFDFLPLTYSALTDTPVLTTIHGFSSPGILPVYRKYNHRAYYVAISEADKDPGLEYIATIHHGIDLKQFTFRPAEGDYLLFFGRIHHEKGTRECIEVARKTGKKLIIAGIVQDEDYFNREVKPHIDDEQILYIGSAGPEKRDELLGGAYALLHPIHFEEPFGLSVIEAMACGTPVLAFNRGSMPEVIAHGQTGFLVSDLDEMVEAVSRVEKIRREECRRWVEARFGVERMVDDYIRVYERILEERKREDHRPWGFYEVLSDRQDHKVKRITVYPGKRLSYQRHRRRSEHWHIVTGRALVTLDGREIALKEGESVDIPRGGAHRIANPGEENMVFIEVQKGDYFGEDDIERLEDDYGRTGTTT from the coding sequence ATGCGTATCGCCATGCTATCGCCGATCGCCTGGCGGACCCCGCCAAGACATTACGGGCCCTGGGAGAACGTCGTCTCCCTCTTGACGGAAGGCCTGGTCGCCAGGGGAGTAGACGTCACCCTTTTCGCCACTGGAGATTCTGAAACCGCTGGTATGCTTCACGCCGTCTGCGCCAGGGGATACGAGGAGGACAAAACCCTCGATCCGAAGGTATGGGAAAGCCTCCATATCTCGGAGGTGTTCGAGAGGGCGGATGAATTCGATCTCATCCACAACCATTTCGATTTCCTGCCCCTCACATACAGCGCCCTGACCGACACCCCGGTCCTTACCACCATCCACGGTTTTTCCTCTCCCGGGATCCTGCCGGTGTATCGGAAATACAACCACAGGGCCTACTACGTAGCGATCAGCGAAGCGGACAAAGATCCCGGGCTGGAATACATCGCCACCATTCATCACGGTATCGATCTTAAGCAATTCACCTTTCGTCCCGCCGAAGGAGACTATCTACTCTTCTTCGGCCGCATTCACCATGAAAAGGGAACAAGGGAGTGCATCGAGGTGGCCCGGAAAACGGGAAAGAAGCTCATCATCGCGGGAATCGTCCAGGATGAGGACTACTTCAACAGGGAAGTAAAACCGCATATCGACGACGAGCAGATCCTCTATATCGGCAGTGCCGGACCGGAGAAGAGGGACGAACTGCTGGGCGGAGCTTATGCCTTGCTCCATCCCATCCATTTCGAAGAGCCCTTCGGCCTCTCGGTGATCGAGGCCATGGCCTGCGGCACCCCGGTCCTGGCCTTCAACCGGGGCAGTATGCCCGAAGTGATCGCCCACGGGCAGACCGGTTTCCTGGTCTCAGACCTGGATGAGATGGTGGAAGCGGTTTCCCGTGTCGAAAAAATCCGACGGGAGGAATGCCGCCGGTGGGTAGAGGCTCGGTTCGGCGTTGAGCGCATGGTGGACGATTACATCCGTGTCTACGAACGGATCCTCGAGGAAAGAAAAAGGGAGGATCACCGGCCGTGGGGGTTCTACGAGGTCCTCTCCGACAGGCAGGATCACAAAGTCAAGCGGATCACGGTCTATCCCGGAAAAAGGCTCAGCTACCAGCGGCACCGTCGCCGCTCCGAGCACTGGCACATCGTGACGGGACGGGCCCTTGTGACCCTCGACGGGCGGGAGATCGCCCTGAAGGAAGGGGAATCCGTGGACATCCCCCGCGGGGGCGCCCACAGGATCGCCAATCCCGGAGAAGAAAACATGGTCTTTATCGAGGTCCAAAAGGGAGATTACTTCGGGGAAGACGACATCGAACGCCTGGAAGACGATTATGGGCGGACCGGTACAACGACATAG
- a CDS encoding glycosidase translates to MKNPFFKELFRRHPGNPILTSREMPYPVNSVFNAGATAFGDQTLLLLRVEERSGISHLTAARSKDGVGSWRIDERPTLRPCPETFPEEIWGIEDPRITYLEKLESWVVAYTAYSKSGPLVSLAKTRDFRTFERIGAVMPPEDKDAALFPVRFGGRWAMLHRPVATFPSTGAHIWISFSPDLKHWGDHSILIPARKGGWWDADKIGLSPPPLRTEEGWLILYHGVRTTASGSIYRLGLALLDLEDPRRLIIRSDEWIFAPEEDYEIFGDVDKVVFPCGWILEGDEIRLYYGGADTCIALATASIKELLAWLREHNAIQGG, encoded by the coding sequence AACCCTATCCTGACCTCAAGGGAGATGCCCTATCCGGTTAACTCGGTCTTCAACGCGGGGGCCACCGCTTTCGGGGATCAAACCCTGCTCCTCCTTCGCGTGGAGGAGCGGAGCGGTATCTCCCACCTGACGGCGGCCCGGAGCAAAGACGGTGTCGGCTCCTGGCGGATCGACGAAAGGCCCACCCTTCGGCCCTGCCCGGAGACCTTCCCTGAGGAGATTTGGGGGATCGAGGATCCAAGAATCACCTACCTGGAAAAACTGGAATCCTGGGTGGTGGCTTACACGGCCTACTCAAAGAGCGGACCCTTGGTCTCCCTGGCCAAAACCCGTGATTTCAGAACGTTCGAACGTATCGGGGCTGTCATGCCACCCGAGGACAAGGACGCGGCCCTTTTCCCGGTCCGGTTCGGCGGTCGGTGGGCCATGCTTCACCGGCCCGTGGCCACCTTCCCCTCCACCGGCGCCCATATCTGGATCTCTTTTTCCCCTGACCTCAAACACTGGGGGGATCACTCTATTTTGATTCCAGCCAGAAAAGGAGGCTGGTGGGACGCGGACAAGATCGGCCTCTCCCCCCCGCCCCTCAGGACCGAGGAAGGATGGTTGATCCTCTACCACGGGGTTCGAACCACCGCCAGCGGATCCATCTATCGGTTGGGCCTGGCCCTCCTTGACCTGGAAGATCCCCGCCGGCTCATCATTCGCTCCGATGAGTGGATATTCGCCCCGGAGGAAGATTACGAGATCTTCGGCGACGTGGACAAGGTGGTGTTTCCCTGCGGTTGGATCCTGGAAGGGGACGAAATCCGCCTCTATTACGGAGGCGCCGATACCTGCATCGCCCTGGCCACGGCGAGTATCAAGGAACTTCTCGCATGGCTCAGGGAACACAACGCCATCCAAGGAGGATAA